The following nucleotide sequence is from Zea mays cultivar B73 chromosome 1, Zm-B73-REFERENCE-NAM-5.0, whole genome shotgun sequence.
ACTTCTCACTGTACGAATtcgtcgtctgttctatcgatccgATGTTGTCCAAACACATTTAATTATATATTTATTAATATACTACATTTATAGACTTTCCATTATATAATAAAGTTTCTTAATTATCTTTTGTAATTGAATAAAactctattatataataaagtaTTTAATTGTCACTTGTACTTAAAGAACCGTTTTAGTGTTTCTCTACTGTACATGCCCTAACGTGACGATAGATAATGGTAGTGACATTAGATAAAGCTAGTCGCTCAAGTAAAAGCATCTACGGCCGTGGGCGGAACGCCTGATGATCCCGCACTGCTCGAGAAGCGTCAATTGAAGAATCAAGGCTACTTTCCTCGTTTTTGGCGTTGCTGGGTGAAGTCCTCGTGGAAAACGACCCAAAGGGTGCCGAATAGGCGAATACCGAGTCGGACCCGCCCATTTGTATAAGAACATCCAACGAACTTTATCAGGTCACGAGATCCTGTAGCCATCCATAAAAAAATACTACTACCCGGCAACCGCAGCAAAATCCTGCAGTATCAGATGCAATGCAAGGACAAAAAGAAATGCTCTATGAATAGACAAAACTTCGACTATGCGGGAGAGAATGCAAGTGGACGATAAAACTATTCAGATAATCCACATAGAAATACCAAAGCTAGCAGTACTCGTTTTTCATAGCTTTGTCCTGTTGCTCCATTTCTTTCCGTTGCTCCTGTGTCCTGTCCGCCAGTGGCAAGCAAGTACTGTTGCCTCCATACACAGTCAAGCAAGTAGAAACACCAGAGTTATCAGTTTTTCACACACCACTGTCACTACCAGTAGTCACTATACTCGGATAAGCCCATACTGTTACAGCACGCCCGGTTAATCAATTCTGCAGAGCGAGCGTGCAGGACCCACCTTTAATGGCGCAGTCCCGACCGCACGACTTTACCGTTACTGGCCCACTGGCCACTGCGCCTTGACTCCTGCTGCCATCTTTATCGGCAGTCCCAGCCAGGGCAGGCTCCACAGAGGCCGTAGAGTTGTCCCCACCTGACAGTCACATGGGCTGCAGCCACGTCACCACAATGGGGCTCCGCACGTCGTGCCCGCCACCGTCCGACCAGACGAGGAACCCGTACACCGGCGCCGCTGCGTCCTGAGCAGACGGCGCAGTCACCGTCACCGCGAAGCTCTGCTTCTTGGCGCCAGGGGAGAAGACGAGCTGCTGCGGCTTCACGGATACGGTCACGCCGCCGCTAGACGCCATCTGCACGCGCGCAGTGTACGTTGCCGAAGCTTGGGCGCCGACGTTGGTGACCGTGCGGGTCACCGTCCTGGACTGGTTGCCGCCGCGGAGCACCACGGAGATGGACGGGTAGTTGAGGTCGGAGCCCGAGGGGCTGCCGCTGGCCTTGGCCCCGCTCGCCGTCGCGGGGCACGCCACGGGCTTGTGCGTGACCACCTCGATCGCGTTCGGCTCGTACCCGATGCTGCACATGAACGCGACGTAGTCGTCCTCCCCGGCGTCGTAGACCAGGCCGGGGTCCAGGGCCTTGCCCAGGGTGATGTGGCCGGCGCCGTAGTCGAACGGCGTCGCGCCGCGCCCGGGCTCTGCCTCGTCGCCCACGGGCCCGCCGCGGTTGTCCGTCACGATGGCCGTAGTCATCAGCGCGGACCGTATCGCCGCCGGCGACCACCCGGGGTGCGCGGACCGGAGCAGCGCGGCGGCGCCGCTGGCGTGCGGGCACGCCATGGACGTCCCGGACAGGATGTTGAACTCCGTGCGGCGGGTATCGCCCTCCAGGCCGGTCGGACCCGTGGCGCCCGTCCACGCGGCGAGGATGTTGACGCCCGGTGCGATGAAGTCCGGCTTGAGAATCTCCGGGACGAGCCCGTTGGGTCCACGCGCCGAGAAGGAGGCCACCACGGGTGCCGGCTTGACGCCGACGACCGTGCCCCCGAAGCTGATTGTCGCCATCGGGCTGGAGGCGTTCGCGGCATACGCTTTGACCGCGTCGCCCTCCTTCTCGCCCACCGCGCAAGCAGGGAGGACGTGGGCGTCTCCAACCAGTCCCTCGCCGTTGGCCTCCCCGTTAGTAAGGACCATCGCCGCGCCACCAGCTTCCTTGACGACCATTCCCTTGGCCACGCGCGGGCTGCTGCCGCGGTCGCAGACGACGATCTTGCCTTTCACCAGTGAAGGGTCGATGGAGTTCTCCATGCACAGCGAAGCGGAGAGCCCGCCAGTCCTCCCGGGGTAGTACAGAGGCAGCGATGAGTTGGTAAGAGGCTTGCCGGAGTACAGCGACACGCCGGACAAGCGTCGGCCGTCGCCCAGCACGATTTCAGCCGGGAAATTACGGTCGATGGTGCCGGCGCCAACGGTGGCAAGCCACGGGGCGAGGTTGGTCACCGACATGGAGGCCGGCCCTTCGTTTCCAGCGGAGGTGGCCACGAACACCCCCCGGGAGACGGCTCCGTACGCGCCGATCGCGATCGGGTCGAGGTAGAACGGAGCCGTgacgccgctgccgccgccgatCGAGACGGAGATGACGTCGACGCCGTCAGCGACGGCGCGGTCGAAGCCCGCGAGGATGTCGGAGTCCATGCAGCCGGCGCCCTTCCAGCAGACCTTGTACGCGGCCACCCTGGCCTTGGGCGCGACGCCCTTGGCGACCCCGGGCGCGTAGCCCTCCATGCTGGCGCCGTACGCGACGCTGcccgcggcggtggtggccgTGTGCGTGCCGTGGCCGTCCGCGTCGCGGGGCGACATGAACTCGACGGAGCCGTTGGACGCGGCGGCCGAGGCGCCGAAGCGCGCGGCGTGGCCCTGCGAGAAGAAGCGCGCGCCGACGAGCTTCCTGTTGCAGGACGAGGCCGGGAAGCCGGGGCCGGCGTCGCAGCCGCCGCGCCAGCGCGCGGGGACGGGCGGCAGGTTCCTGTCGGACAGGCTGCGGCGCTCGGGCCAGACGCCGGTGTCGAGCACCCCGACGATGACGTCGGAGCCGTAGTCCGCGAGGGACCAGAGGCCGAGGCGCGCGCGGAGGCCCATGAACTGCGGCGACCGGGTGGTGTGAAGCGGGCGGGCGCGGTCCTCGAACGCGGCGAGCACGGCCGGGTGGCGCCGCAGCTCCTCGGCGCGGGACGCCGGCACGGACGCGGAGAAGCCGTGGAAGACGGTGCCGTAGACGTGGAGCGGCCGCAGCGGGGTTGCCCCCGGTGCCGCCGAGGCGAACGCGGCGGAGGCGTACCAGTGCGCGTGGGTGGGGAACACGGACGGCTTGGCGCTGTGGTCCACGCGGAAGATGTACGTCTTccgcgcctcctcctcctcctcggcgCCGCCATCTGCTCGCAGTAGCGCCGGCGCCATCAACGCCACCAGCGCGAGGCCGAGGAGGAGGACGGGGAACGGGTAGCGAGGAGGACTCGCCATTGGTGGGTGAGCAAGCGAGCGAGCGAGACAGTGTGTGAGTGAGTGGGAGTGGGAGAGTGATGGCACCGTGTGCCGATGCCGAGGACGAGCGGTGGAGGCGGCAGCAGTGCGCGGGGAGTTATTAATTGCGGGGTAGTGGGGGTGTTGGGGCAGCAGCAGTTTTGGCCTTTTTGCGCCGCGCTGGCCGTTCGACGTGGGCTTGGGTTTTCGTACGTACAACGACAGCGGCGGTAGTAAAGTCTTTCGCCCCGCTGCCAGTACCAACGTCCCCGATAAATGGCCGCCGTGGGTTTTCAGTCAGATGGGCGTCAGGGTGGGGAAAAGGTCTGGGAATGGTCGTGGGGCGCTGGTAGCTGCCGCCGTGTGCTTTCCGTGCGGATCAGCCACGTCTGCGGTTGTGATTGTGAGCAGGGGAGAGTGGGAGCGACGCGACCAGCACCAGCTAGCGAGACCGTGGGTGGGCGTCGCCATCTCTTCAAAAATGAGCGGTGCGACGTGGCAGTACCGCAGGGCGCGGGTTCTCTCTCGTGTTAGCTGTGTTGATCTGATCGTTCTCGAACATCTGGGCCAGTTTCTATATCGGCACAAGAGGATACAGCTGCTAGCTGCATGAATATATGCTGGAGGTCGCGAGGACCTGTCACTTTGCTCGTTTGTGATGATACTGCTGCTAAGCTCCCTCGGGGTCGTATCGTAGCCTCGTAGGGTCCCAGGCGATGGCGATACCCATGTGTGGCTTTGCCTTTGCGACAACACGAGCGGGGACCTCCGGACCTGAACTGAGCTGGCCGCAAACGACGAAGGATAAACGTGGATTAGGCATATGTGCTGCATTAACGTGGGCATCGGTCCTAAACCCGATCAGGGAGCGGAGACGGGAGCGTGCTTTGGCGGTAAAGCGAGCTTTGGGGCTCTAGCCACGCTCATTTTTCCCAGTGGCTATGGCATCTATCGAAAAGGCGTTACTGAATGATGAGGTCCCTGCCCACCGAAGTGGTGACCGCTTCATTGACTCCGTTTCTTTGTTCCCTGCCGGTCACGAGGCGCCCCAATTGTGGCGCAAAATCGGTGACTTTTTGGTTGGAACGGGCAGGGGCCGGCCGACGGGGCCCTCCCTCGATGTCACTTGGTCAGGGTTTACAAAAACTGGTACAAAAACCTAGTTTTCGGTACAGTTTCTCGTTCCCGGTTCGGTTTCCAACCAGTATTTTAAAATTTTCTACAAAATTTAAAAATTTCAAAATATAAACAGAATCAAGGGAAAAATATGATGAAAAAACTCGGAGTAAAGAGTAAGCCTAGTCCAGACGCGCCATTCGGTTCAGTCAGACCAGTTCCGGACGTCTATAAAAACACCCCAGACCTCTAGGAATTAGGGTTTCAGGACGGTTTCTCGTTCCCGGGCTGTGACTGTCCTAGGCGCGAGCGGTGGAGTCAATTGCGATCTCTCGAGGCGCGAGCGGGGGCGTCGACTGCGATCTTCCGAGGCGCGatcggtggcggtggcggtggcgacgACCTTCCGAGGCGCGAGTAGTGATGGCTGTGGTGACCGTCCGTGGTGGCATCTAAAGAGTAAAGACAACAACCTCCTCCGATGCGGCACATCTCGagcgtcctcctccgacgaccatcTTCGATCTAATGGCCTCTGAGGCGTCCTTTTCATCTGGCGGCCTCGGAATGGTCTTCCAGCGAGCTATCCGATCAATGCTTATGTCATCGATGATTATGTTTTATGTCTACTACTTAGACTATTTATGCATTCAAGTGATTATTTTTACTATGATGAATACGATTTCTACGTTTGCCATAAAATTGTCCCGAATTCTTGCGGGGCTGTTAGTTGAACCGATGATATATTTTTTATCAATTATGGTACACGGTGTAAGTATTTATACGATTTTGTATAAGAATTTATACTCTACGTGAATCATGGCATCCAATTTATTGCACGCGTGCAATAAAAACGAAaatatcatccaaaatttgcgcGCATACAATAGAAACTCCCAAGCATAATTTCTGGATCTCCATAAAAATAGAAACAACATGCATGCGATTCCCGTAATTTTTGATCTGAGGATCGTGAATACAACACACTAGAGCTATCAATCTCTTATATTGGCTTGATATTTTGCGCTTATAACTGAGGACGTTTTATGCTTAAAAGTTAAGGTTTTACGCTCAAACCTGGAGCGTCCACGTCTAGTTGCATGACTGTTGGattgatcctatatttatggaggaaataaaacatttaaataaGATTTTTTTAAGCATGTCAATTCATTTTATTCCATCGCACATTCCTGCATCATAAATTTGTACGCATGTAGTAGAAAACATATTTTTACGCAATATATCGAATTTCATAAATATCTAAATcgcgtagcataattagtatcagtatatataatAAACTAATTCTGACGAGTTTAGGTGTTTGGCTGTTCAAGCAATCCTATATCTATAGAggaaataaaatattaaatacgattttttcatATATGCCAATTCATTTACTTTCATCGTATATTTTTGTTATCCTAATTTTGTGTGCATACAACAGGTAatagatttttacgcagtgtaccgaattgcataaatagctacactgtgtagcataattagtatcagtatatatcataaactggtctcCAAAAGTCTAGCTGCATGAATGTTACAACAATtatatatttatggaggaaatataaagcatttaaaatagaaaccataATATATCTCTTTTCTAAATTTATGAGTATGCAGATAAACGTGTTTGACTAATACATGTCTTCCTAGATTTTGTACGCATAGACCTGAGATGATGGGCGTACCCGGCTGGCTTGGAAATGTGGATGCGCGGGTAGGCTTGGTCCAGCCAGTTCGCATGTTGGCTAACGGACAGAAGGCCAACGTGGGTTGTAGCTAACGGACTGAAAGCCGGTGGGCTACACCTTGTGCACTGTTCATTTTGTTTTCTATTTTTTGAATTACATTTTAATTGAAATAgcaaatcaatttgaatttaaaccAAACAAATTTGAATTCTCTCAAATACAATCAAATACGGTGGCATCAACGCGTCAGTCAAGTTTGAAAATAAAATTTATAAATCTTTTATCTAGAAAATTATTTATTATCATGCTCTACAAATTGTATTAAAGATATACAAATTGAAACAAAAAATGTATTCTAAAAAATAGAGTTTTATTCTATCCTTGTTCAAATTGATCGGAACCTTCTTGCATAGATAAGTTATTGGAAACCTTTCTCGGTGGGCGACGTGGTCTTCCTCAAGCTCATGGCCTACGTCCAGTCGTCGGTGGCCCTACGCGCCCACCACAAGTCGATGTTCCCCTTCTTGTTCGTCGCCTATGGATTGGAGCTTCCGCCACCCGCAATCAG
It contains:
- the LOC100382040 gene encoding Subtilisin-like protease SBT1.6, coding for MGLRARLGLWSLADYGSDVIVGVLDTGVWPERRSLSDRNLPPVPARWRGGCDAGPGFPASSCNRKLVGARFFSQGHAARFGASAAASNGSVEFMSPRDADGHGTHTATTAAGSVAYGASMEGYAPGVAKGVAPKARVAAYKVCWKGAGCMDSDILAGFDRAVADGVDVISVSIGGGSGVTAPFYLDPIAIGAYGAVSRGVFVATSAGNEGPASMSVTNLAPWLATVGAGTIDRNFPAEIVLGDGRRLSGVSLYSGKPLTNSSLPLYYPGRTGGLSASLCMENSIDPSLVKGKIVVCDRGSSPRVAKGMVVKEAGGAAMVLTNGEANGEGLVGDAHVLPACAVGEKEGDAVKAYAANASSPMATISFGGTVVGVKPAPVVASFSARGPNGLVPEILKPDFIAPGVNILAAWTGATGPTGLEGDTRRTEFNILSGTSMACPHASGAAALLRSAHPGWSPAAIRSALMTTAIVTDNRGGPVGDEAEPGRGATPFDYGAGHITLGKALDPGLVYDAGEDDYVAFMCSIGYEPNAIEVVTHKPVACPATASGAKASGSPSGSDLNYPSISVVLRGGNQSRTVTRTVTNVGAQASATYTARVQMASSGGVTVSVKPQQLVFSPGAKKQSFAVTVTAPSAQDAAAPVYGFLVWSDGGGHDVRSPIVVTWLQPM